A stretch of the Hippocampus zosterae strain Florida chromosome 16, ASM2543408v3, whole genome shotgun sequence genome encodes the following:
- the LOC127588428 gene encoding LOW QUALITY PROTEIN: V-set and immunoglobulin domain-containing protein 10-like 2 (The sequence of the model RefSeq protein was modified relative to this genomic sequence to represent the inferred CDS: substituted 1 base at 1 genomic stop codon) has translation MLAQLVGLLFLLYSANSQPINGEVVYRDSSVYGVVGKAVILECGSTLPDMYIWSFTKPGTEAIKAVVYDLGHGPKIQKVAHTLGQVTVILKSADVSIDKLPVVAQGLYTCQAFYDIENLPVVYYHYVHLTVRVPVTRPHLLLSDGSPVEGSTIWLRCNLDNGTGPIQYTWQQENHHGNVSVFAQGGSDVVNVTEVNRNHTGWYRCLASNAVNSERSDRIWLEIIFGPDIPHIEVTPYTVTERGYSALERETVSLQCQAQSNPPSQYVWLYNNSQVYTGPQLTITKVLRMHTGDYACLAQNTYLNTRSKKTISLTVYYPPDGAPSCSMEPAMNHTSLRLRCSWTGGFPSASVHWAEHLRRAGEDDAEGGHDSDILLSSEDLAGNSSLFTCAGYHIALQQSLECSARAYLPPSEPACLAYVTTNKQYLMLSCSWDGGAPNALVWWEGPNGHGTPREENSNILNIPYGTARSGRPYICHAKHPLLGQTKTCRLTLEAPVLLAQRRVVSVFEGADVQLSCNLRANYLPASHITWFNNHGSDIRDTSKYMLLRTSTXANLTVRDTDETQDSGEYRCTSSNAVGGADLNITLVVKKHPMPPNATLIRVTYIGRLRNEVELEWQMEGDAERGWTGFVVQHRGMNERPGRRASNNDSMEERIGAAVWHHNVIQDPDVRIHTVGRLTPTANYQFRVITFNHRTVGHPSAAKTPAEPRSNNYPAVIGAAIGGMLFAAIITVLLLMYIFRNRNNNPRLHDMLFGLHHSQSRENINFPEDEVVNGMEGGIPEMGGSSSQAPRIPRAASPLTTAGQAPPTGDNEPVNVTITVQATGS, from the exons ATGCTGGCCCAACTGGTAGGGCTACTCTTTCTGCTTTACTCTGCGAATT CGCAGCCCATTAATGGGGAGGTGGTGTACCGGGATTCCAGTGTGTACGGTGTGGTGGGCAAAGCCGTGATCCTGGAATGCGGGTCCACCTTACCTGACATGTACATATGGAGCTTCACCAAACCCGGCACTGAGGCCATCAAGGCGGTGGTGTACGACTTGGGTCACGGTCCCAAGATCCAGAAGGTGGCCCACACGCTCGGGCAGGTGACGGTCATCTTGAAAAGTGCCGATGTCAGCATCGACAAGCTTCCCGTGGTTGCTCAGGGCCTCTACACATGCCAGGCCTTCTATGACATAGAGAACTTGCCCGTTGTCTACTACCACTACGTGCACCTCACAGTTCGAG TTCCAGTAACAAGGCCACACCTCTTGTTGAGCGATGGCTCGCCGGTGGAAGGATCAACGATATGGCTACGATGCAATCTGGACAACGGGACTGGGCCCATCCAGTATACGTGGCAACAAGAAAACCATCACGGAAATGTCTCGGTGTTCGCGCAGGGCGGCAGCGATGTGGTCAACGTGACGGAGGTGAACCGTAACCACACGGGCTGGTACCGCTGCCTTGCCAGCAACGCCGTCAACAGTGAGCGCTCTGATCGGATATGGCTGGAGATTATCT TTGGTCCGGACATTCCCCATATCGAGGTGACGCCTTACACGGTGACCGAGAGAGGTTACTCGGCCTTGGAGAGAGAAACCGTCTCTCTGCAATGTCAAGCTCAGTCCAACCCGCCCAGCCAGTACGTGTGGTTGTACAACAACTCGCAGGTGTACACCGGCCCGCAGCTCACCATCACCAAGGTCCTCCGCATGCACACGGGCGACTACGCctgcctggcgcagaacaccTACCTCAACACACGATCCAAGAAAACAATCAGCCTGACTGTCTACT ATCCACCAGATGGCGCTCCTTCCTGTTCCATGGAGCCAGCCATGAATCACACCTCCCTGAGACTACGCTGCTCCTGGACTGGCGGTTTCCCTTCCGCCTCCGTTCACTGGGCTGAACACTTGAGGCGTGCGGGAGAAGATGATGCGGAAGGAGGGCACGACAGTGACATTTTACTGTCGTCCGAAGATCTGGCTGGCAACAGCAGCTTGTTTACATGCGCGGGTTACCACATTGCGCTTCAACAGTCACTGGAGTGCAGCGCACGGGCAT ATCTGCCCCCATCAGAACCCGCGTGTTTAGCCTACGTGACGACCAACAAGCAGTATCTGATGTTGTCCTGCTCATGGGATGGAGGTGCACCCAATGCTTTGGTATGGTGGGAGGGCCCCAATGGCCACGGCACACCCAGAGAAGAGAACTCCAACATCCTGAACATTCCCTATGGCACTGCCCGCAGTGGAAGACCTTACATCTGTCATGCAAAACATCCACTTCTGGGCCAAACCAAGACCTGCAGGCTCACGTTGG AGGCCCCCGTGTTGCTAGCGCAGCGCAGGGTCGTGTCGGTGTTTGAGGGGGCTGACGTGCAGCTGTCTTGCAACTTGAGGGCGAACTACCTTCCCGCCAGTCATATAACGTGGTTCAATAATCACGGTTCGGACATCCGGGACACGTCCAAGTACATGCTACTGCGGACATCGACGTAGGCCAACCTGACCGTGCGAGACACAGATGAGACTCAGGATAGCGGCGAGTACAGGTGCACCTCAAGCAACGCGGTGGGAGGAGCCGACCTCAACATCACACTCGTGGTTAAGA AGCACCCCATGCCACCCAACGCCACACTGATCAGGGTGACGTACATCGGCCGGCTGCGGAACGAAGTGGAGCTCGAGTGGCAGATGGAGGGCGATGCCGAGCGAGGCTGGACCGGATTCGTCGTGCAGCACAGAGGGATGAACGAGCGACCGGGGAGGAGAGCAAGCAACAATGACTCAATGGAGGAAAGGATCGGTGCTGCAGTTTGGCACCATAACGTTATCCAGGATCCCGATGTCAGGATTCACACTGTGGGCAGGCTGACACCCACCGCAAACTACCAGTTCCGGGTTATAACTTTTAACCACAGAACTGTGGGGCACCCCTCCGCTGCAAAAACGCCAG ccgagccgcgttccaacaacTACCCTGCCGTGATCGGCGCAGCCATAGGCGGGATGCTTTTTGCAGCCATCATCACAGTGCTGCTGCTCATGTACATTTTCCGCAACCGCAACAACAACCCTC GACTGCACGACATGTTGTTTGGCCT GCATCATAGCCAGTCGAGGGAGAACATTAATTTCCCAGAGGATGAGGTGGTCAACGGGATGGAGGGCGGAATACCAGAAATGGGAGGCTCATCCAGCCAAG CTCCCAGAATACCCCGGGCGGCTTCACCCTTGACCACCGCCGGCCAAGCCCCTCCCACAGGTGACAACGAACCTGTCAATGTCACCATCACCGTCCAGGCGACTGGATCGTAA
- the chek1 gene encoding serine/threonine-protein kinase Chk1 — translation MAVPFVQDWDLVQTLGEGAYGEVRLLVNRQTEEAVAVKVIDTLQAKECAENVKKEICVHKMLNHRNIVRFFGHRKEGTTVYLFLEYCTGGELFDRIEPDVGMPEKDAHRFFQQLVAAVEYLHGIGITHRDIKPENILLDDKDNLKLTDFGLATMFRFKGKERPMNRLCGTLPYVAPELLSQTQYKAQPADIWSCGIVLTAMLAGELPWDQPAEICQEYLDWLNKKTYLSPWKKIQPVPLCLLSKLLLAKPEARITIADIQKDRWFTQGVKQPLGSLSSGANKHRRSDVEVISRASSDDKIQFSSSQPDLAVGAWEAMLLIGQSDGQVSFSQPTKPEHMLLGSQLLGTPGASQTPWQRLVRRMTRFFTSVNADTSLTSLKGACDSLALCYKLTCNNQVTVSTLDKRNNKLIFKVHLLDMNQKVLLDFRLSKGDGLEFKRLFLKIKQKLCDIICTQKIPFPNIN, via the exons ATGGCTGTGCCGTTTGTGCAGGACTGGGATCTTGTTCAGACACTTGGTGAAGGAGCTTATGGAGA AGTGAGGCTGCTGGTGAACAGACAGACGGAGGAGGCGGTCGCAGTCAAAGTCATCGACACCTTGCAGGCCAAAGAATGTGCAGAAAATGTCAAGAAGGAAATCTGCGTGCACAAG atgcTTAACCACCGGAACATTGTGCGTTTTTTTGGCCACCGTAAGGAAGGAACTACTGTTTATCTCTTTTTGGAGTACTGCACTGGAGGCGAGCTGTTCGACCGCATTG AGCCGGATGTTGGAATGCCGGAGAAAGATGCTCACAGATTTTTTCAGCAACTTGTAGCCGCTGTG GAGTACCTCCACGGAATTGGCATCACCCACAGAGACATAAAGCCTGAGAATATTTTGCTGGATGACAAAG ACAACCTCAAGCTGACCGATTTCGGCCTCGCAACCATGTTTCGTTTCAAAGGAAAGGAGCGGCCGATGAATCGTCTTTGCGGGACTCTCCCTTACGTCGCCCCGGAGCTATTGAGCCAAACCCAATATAAAGCTCAACCTGCAGATATCTGGTCTTGTGGCATTGTGCTGACTGCAATGCTGGCTGGAG AATTGCCATGGGACCAACCTGCTGAAATCTGTCAGGAATATTTGGATTGGCTTAACAAGAAAACCTACCTGTCTCCCTGGAAGAAAATACAGCCAGTGCCTCTCT GTTTATTGTCCAAGTTATTGTTGGCCAAACCAGAAGCACGCATCACCATTGCGGACATTCAGAAAGACCGCTGGTTCACTCAAG GTGTAAAGCAGCCACTAGGTTCTTTAAGCTCGGGTGCCAACAAACACCGCCGATCTGACGTTGAAGTCATATCCCGAGCCAGCAG CGATGACAAGATACAGTTCTCCAGCTCCCAGCCCGACCTTGCCGTGGGAGCTTGGGAAGCCATGCTGCTCATCGGTCAATCAGACGGTCAGGTTAGCTTCTCTCAGCCGACCAAACCCGAGCACATGCTGCTGGGCAGTCAGCTGCTGGGAACGCCAGGAGCCAGTCAG ACCCCGTGGCAAAGATTAGTGCGCCGAATGACACGTTTCTTCACCTCAGTGAATGCCGACACCTCTCTGACTTCGCTAAAAGGCGCCTGCGATAGCCTGGCCCTCTGCTACAAACTCACATGCAACAATCAG GTGACTGTGAGCACACTCGACAAGCGAAACAACAAGCTCATTTTCAAAGTCCATTTGCTTGATATGAATCAGAAAGTTCTGCTGGATTTCAGGCTGTCCAAG GGTGACGGTCTGGAGTTCAAACGTCTCTTCCTGAAGATAAAGCAGAAACTGTGCGACATCATCTGCACTCAGAAAATCCCCTTTCCAAATATAAACTGA
- the LOC127588429 gene encoding complement factor B-like, which translates to MQLSVHWVGCAALLSLLIVGEVWCACTEDNMQIEGGHYTLTKGLNANSMLVYHCPEGFYPYPSRRRVCLLTGTWSEMPRRSKPQTCRMVECPNPFVLMHGSVYPPQEKYFADNETTYECYSGYTLRGSARRVCLPNGKWSGSTPICSRDSGSDCADPGIPAGALRTGNSFGLDDKVKYSCTGNLFLVGSSVRVCLENGQWTGTEPACYYDYTYDTPLEVSEAFGSAIKGSLTTLEPTDDTQEGRKIRISKTGTLNIYIGVDISESIEEKYYIDARDTVAKLITKISSFPISPNYEVVFFSSEIFEVVNILDFLDGKVQLNVLKTKVESFNIGTGNTAGTDLNLVFMTFLERMALIKQRTGEEGFKEHRHVIILFTDGAYNMGGSPEPTVEKIKNLVYMDPNYKQKEPLRAEYLDIYIFAIGAQIFDDDLEPLVVGTGGNHYFRMKDIKKLQKTFDEIIDEDEVKGLCGLHKDYVTTEKRENYPWSALIVVQNEGRVMKCMGSLVTPMFILTAAHCFTFEDLPKHVTVDIDDGQGRTKKVKNFFLHPKFNISAKVSEGVKEFYDYDVALIQLTEFVKISTLVRPICIPCTQETNDALKLVGESTCAEQEQLLLKDMEKLTFLTRSKTKWVDEKHVHAKLGDKRDECIQHALEAPGITAQKAEIPVTENFLCTGGRAPFRDHIACTGDSGGAVFKNYEHRTVQIGVVSWGSKNLCKGGGVVDSDDDSRDFHINVFRVVPFLKSILGNDNQDDYAPLEFLKS; encoded by the exons ATGCAATTATCTGTTCACTGGGTTGGGTGTGCGGCACTTTTGTCTCTCCTCATAG ttgGAGAAGTGTGGTGCGCTTGTACCGAGGATAATATGCAAATAGAGGGAGGCCATTACACACTGACCAAGGGACTAAATGCAAACAGCATGCTGGTCTACCACTGCCCCGAGGGTTTCTATCCATATCCCTCCAGAAGGCGCGTGTGCCTGCTCACTGGCACATGGAGCGAAATGCCCCGACGCTCTAAACCTCAGACGTGCAGGA TGGTCGAGTGCCCGAACCCCTTTGTGCTGATGCACGGCAGCGTTTATCCTCCTCAGGAGAAATACTTTGCAGACAACGAGACCACGTATGAGTGCTACTCGGGCTACACGTTGCGAGGCTCAGCCAGGCGAGTCTGCTTACCAAACGGCAAGTGGAGTGGCTCCACTCCTATTTGCAGCCGTGACT CAGGAAGTGATTGTGCCGATCCCGGGATCCCAGCTGGCGCCTTGAGAACCGGGAATTCGTTTGGACTTGACGACAAAGTGAAATACAGCTGCACCGGCAATCTGTTTCTGGTTGGCTCCAGTGTTCGAGTATGCCTGGAGAACGGCCAATGGACTGGCACGGAACCCGCTTGCTACT ACGATTACACTTATGATACTCCACTGGAAGTTTCAGAGGCTTTTGGCAGTGCAATTAAAGGCAGCCTCACCACTTTGGAGCCCACAG ATGACACACAGGAGGGCAGAAAAATCCGGATTTCAAAAACAGGAACACTCAACATCTACATTGGTGTGGATATTTCTGAGAGCATCGAAGAAAAATACTACATTGATGCCAGGGATACTGTAGCTAAACTTATCACCaag ATTTCATCTTTTCCTATCTCTCCAAACTACGAAGTCGTATTTTTCTCCTCCGAAATATTTGAAGTTGTCAACATTCTGGATTTTTTGGACGGCAAAGTCCAACTGAACGTCTTGAAGACAAAAGTGGAAAGCTTCAATATTGGCA CTGGAAACACAGCCGGAACCGATCTCAACCTGGTCTTCATGACCTTCTTGGAGCGAATGGCACTCATCAAGCAGCGAACAGGGGAAGAGGGTTTTAAGGAGCACCGTCACGTCATCATTCTGTTTACAGACG GGGCCTACAACATGGGTGGTTCACCTGAGCCGACAGTTGAAAAAATCAAGAACCTGGTATACATGGACCCCAATTATAAGCAGAAAGAGCCATTGAGAGCAGAGTACCTGG ACATTTACATTTTCGCCATCGGAGCGCAGATCTTTGATGACGACTTGGAGCCTCTCGTCGTGGGGACGGGTGGCAACCATTACTTCAGAATGAAAGACATCAAAAAACTGCAAAAGACATTTGATGAAATTATCG ATGAGGATGAAGTCAAAGGCTTGTGTGGTCTTCACAAGGATTATGTCACCACTGAAAAAAGGGAAAACTATCCATGGTCAGCGCTGATTGTTGTCCAG AACGAGGGTCGAGTTATGAAGTGCATGGGCTCTCTGGTGACACCCATGTTCATCTTGACCGCCGCTCACTGCTTCACGTTTGAAGATCTGCCCAAGCACGTCACGGTTGACATCGACGACGGACAGGGCAGAA CCAAAAAagttaagaatttctttttacaCCCAAAGTTCAACATCAGCGCTAAAGTCAGCGAGGGCGTGAAGGAGTTTTACGACTATGACGTGGCTCTCATTCAACTTACCGAATTTGTGAAAATCTCCACTCTGGTCAG ACCCATTTGTATACCCTGCACCCAGGAGACCAATGATGCTCTAAAACTGGTTGGTGAATCCACCTGTGCAGAGCAAG AGCAGCTCCTGTTAAAGGACATGGAGAAACTTACGTTCCTGACACGCAGCAAGACCAAATGGGTGGATGAAAAACACGTCCACGCTAAACTTGGCGATAAG AGGGACGAATGCATTCAACACGCACTGGAGGCACCAGGAATCACTGCACAGAAAGCAGAGATTCCCGTGACGGAAAATTTCCTGTGCACCGGTGGTCGCGCTCCCTTTAGAGATCACATAGCGTGTACAG GTGACTCTGGAGGAGCTGTCTTCAAGAACTACGAACATCGCACAGTGCAG ATTGGAGTGGTCAGCTGGGGAAGCAAAAACCTGTGCAAGGGCGGCGGTGTCGTCGACTCCGACGACGACTCCCGTGATTTCCACATCAATGTCTTCAGGGTTGTACCTTTCCTCAAATCGATCCTTGGAAACGACAACCAGGATGATTATGCACCACTGGAGTTCTTGAAGAGCTAA
- the layna gene encoding layilin gives MPETMERLAILCHLMISCFHPSGATSLITADLFESRGQRLCKAGNGRPCYKLAYFSELRRRLNFGEADLACRRDGGQLLSVESASEQKIVEQLITDLRPTDGDFWIGLRRNHGDEDSSGGGGGDCSSQYHWLDGTKSTFRNWHWDEPSCGYEVCVVMYHQPSAPPGLGGLYMFQWNDDNCETKHNFICKYTADKSADPSPPNSTHADTFPSSVPWNPNNHNAKRSTALNVIYIIIPTIPLILLLLTVTGVCCFKMIITRPTNEKKSEVPGTEPGARPSPSPTDVYNVIRSQKDDDLVSGRPHTKNTSFLCSSPDTPTGDYDNLGGRDTESGFVTLASTESSFLNFDLNDLSLGRRGTRDLHNSSLGRPAKRDVTDGTLPRPEQFYDRSLGRRTAKSEHFGSGGAYGDHELFDDIMAAKRDLYEPKVTPGIHTVKADLYQTYSNNGNGDSYQSILGMYANRKPYQATLESYRSGLNPDGGRKYSNEQQWLDSGKY, from the exons ATGCCAGAAACCATGGAGCGGCTCGCCATCCTCTGTCACCTCATGATTTCATGTTTCCATCCATCAGGAGCCACAAGCCTCATTACAG CGGATCTTTTTGAAAGTCGAG GTCAGCGTCTGTGCAAAGCGGGTAACGGCAGGCCGTGTTACAAGCTGGCCTATTTCTCCGAGCTGCGGCGAAGGCTGAATTTCGGGGAGGCCGACCTGGCATGCCGCCGGGATGGCGGCCAGCTTCTCAGCGTGGAGTCGGCGTCCGAGCAGAAGATCGTCGAGCAACTCATTACGGATCTGAGGCCCACCGATGGAGACTTCTGGATCGGGCTGCGGCGTAACCACGGAGATGAGGACAGCAgcggtggcggcggtggcgacTGCTCGTCGCAGTACCACTGGTTGGACGGCACAAAGTCTACATTTAG GAATTGGCACTGGGATGAGCCATCATGCGGCTACGAGGTGTGCGTGGTGATGTATCATCAGCCGTCCGCTCCACCGGGGCTGGGAGGTCTCTACATGTTCCAATGGAATGACGACAACTGTGAAACCAAGCATAATTTCATCTGCAAATACACAGCAG ACAAGTCAGCTGATCCCTCTCCTCCAAACTCCACTCATGCAG ACACCTTTCCCTCATCTGTGCCGTGGAATCCAAATAACCACAACGCAAAGAGGAGCACAG CCCTGAATGTGATCTATATCATCATCCCCACCATTCCGCTcattctgctgctgctgacgGTGACGGGCGTCTGCTgcttcaaaatgatcatcaCCCG ACCAACGAATGAGAAAAAGTCAGAAGTACCCGGGACAGAGCCTGGTGCCCGTCCCAGCCCATCCCCAACTGACGTCTACAATGTGATTCGCTCCCAGAAGGACGATGACTTGGTATCGGGGCGCCCCCACACCAAAAACACGTCCTTTCTTTGCTCGTCCCCCGACACCCCCACGGGGGATTACGACAACCTGGGGGGCCGCGACACCGAGAGCGGCTTCGTGACTCTCGCCAGCACTGAGAGTTCCTTCCTCAACTTCGACCTCAACGACCTCAGCTTGGGGCGTCGCGGTACGCGCGACCTCCACAACAGCAGCTTAGGTCGCCCGGCGAAGAGGGATGTGACCGACGGGACTCTGCCTCGACCCGAACAGTTTTACGACCGCAGTCTGGGCCGCCGCACCGCCAAGAGCGAGCATTTCGGCAGCGGCGGCGCCTACGGGGACCACGAGTTGTTCGATGACATCATGGCGgcaaagagggacctctacGAGCCCAAAGTGACGCCCGGGATTCACACGGTCAAGGCGGACCTATATCAGACCTACAGCAACAACGGCAATGGGGACTCTTACCAAAGCATCCTCGGAATGTATGCAAACCGTAAACCCTACCAGGCCACGCTGGAGAGCTACAGAAGTGGTCTGAATCCCGACGGAGGGAGGAAATACTCAAATGAACAACAGTGGCTCGACAGTGGAAAgtactga